From Endozoicomonas sp. 8E, the proteins below share one genomic window:
- a CDS encoding HlyD family type I secretion periplasmic adaptor subunit — MSEYKDDKNTSEIPEDQPHETSKTQSTTPSREAEYEVSSDDQEVLTEEAMLEELDRQIEEDENLKNTSSLEENVSAEDLEYMSDTSAAMLMKAPRGGRLLIYTMLLAIGSAITWASLAPLDEITRGMGEVVPSSHLQVIQNFEGGILEELFVQEGELVREGQPLLQLDDTRFKSTFRESAVEYYSELAKAARLKAELFGNSVKFPPELSNYQDYVDREIQIFQRRDAGLKAELDIVNKQASQAKHELAASESQLEFLTTSLELGEEELELTEPLADQGVISHVEMLQLRQRVNDLASEKKMTELSIPKLKAAYQEALARKRELTIKFREEVVQELKDAEVKLDQLSETQTSLEDQVVRTLLRSPVEGIVKKINVKTVGGVIQPGMDVMEIVPVEESLLVEAQIAPKDIGFLREGMKSVVKLTAYDFAVYGGLEGLVEHISADTIKDDKGESFYIVRVRTHENQLGNPEKPLEIIPGMKANIDIITGEKTLMEYLMKPILRARQNALTER, encoded by the coding sequence ATGAGCGAGTACAAGGACGATAAAAACACTTCTGAAATACCAGAAGATCAGCCCCATGAGACTTCAAAGACTCAATCAACAACTCCGTCCAGAGAGGCAGAGTATGAAGTGAGTTCTGATGATCAGGAAGTTCTGACCGAAGAAGCCATGCTGGAAGAACTGGACAGGCAGATTGAAGAAGATGAAAACCTGAAGAATACTTCTTCACTGGAAGAGAACGTCAGTGCGGAAGATCTGGAGTACATGTCTGATACCAGCGCTGCCATGTTAATGAAAGCCCCAAGAGGCGGCAGGCTGCTTATTTACACCATGCTGCTGGCCATTGGCTCAGCCATCACCTGGGCCAGTCTGGCACCACTGGATGAAATCACCCGGGGCATGGGTGAGGTCGTTCCCTCTTCTCATCTGCAGGTCATTCAAAACTTTGAAGGCGGCATACTGGAAGAGCTTTTTGTCCAGGAGGGTGAGCTGGTCAGGGAAGGGCAGCCATTGCTGCAACTGGATGATACCCGCTTCAAGTCCACTTTCAGGGAAAGCGCTGTTGAGTATTACAGTGAGCTGGCAAAAGCCGCAAGACTCAAGGCTGAACTGTTTGGCAATTCAGTGAAGTTTCCTCCCGAATTAAGTAATTATCAGGATTATGTTGATCGGGAGATACAGATTTTCCAGAGACGAGATGCCGGTCTTAAAGCCGAGCTTGATATTGTCAACAAACAAGCTTCTCAGGCCAAACACGAACTGGCCGCTTCCGAGTCACAGCTGGAGTTTTTAACCACCAGTCTGGAGCTGGGAGAAGAGGAGCTGGAACTGACCGAACCTCTGGCTGATCAAGGCGTTATTTCCCATGTAGAAATGCTTCAGCTCAGGCAGAGAGTCAATGATCTGGCCTCTGAAAAGAAGATGACAGAACTGTCCATTCCCAAGCTTAAGGCAGCTTATCAGGAGGCTCTGGCACGTAAGCGTGAACTTACTATCAAATTCCGGGAAGAAGTGGTTCAGGAACTGAAAGACGCTGAAGTCAAACTGGACCAACTTTCTGAAACACAAACCAGTCTGGAAGATCAGGTGGTCAGGACACTGCTTCGCTCACCGGTGGAAGGCATTGTTAAAAAGATCAATGTTAAAACCGTAGGCGGAGTTATACAGCCCGGAATGGATGTCATGGAAATTGTCCCGGTAGAGGAATCCCTGCTGGTTGAAGCCCAGATCGCTCCTAAAGATATAGGCTTTCTCAGGGAAGGCATGAAGTCTGTCGTTAAGTTAACCGCCTACGACTTTGCCGTTTATGGTGGACTTGAAGGCCTGGTAGAGCACATAAGCGCTGACACAATAAAGGATGATAAAGGAGAAAGTTTCTACATCGTTCGCGTCAGAACCCATGAAAATCAGCTTGGCAA
- a CDS encoding type I secretion system permease/ATPase translates to MNYSAAAEDANEEWGIPKSDQQEFDPLLECLSILTKHYGKPFSHDSLRAGLPLENGKLTAELFSRAAQRAGLASKTHKRALKDISPLVTPAVLFLKERKACILIDIDHEEGNARVIIPEAGEGVRNINLPDLEEYYTGYTIYVREKHRYDKRTPTTLNIRSRHWFWGTILGSWRIYRDVLLASLLINIFVVASPLFVMNVYDRVVPNQAFDTLWVLAIGAIIIFSFDFVLKMIRSYFIDLAGKKSDILLSSRVMERVLGLSMSAKPVSVGSFAKSLQEFESIREFITSSTVIALVDLPFTLIILMVILILGGPLAYIPLLCMALIAVYSFAIQGPLKRSVEKTLRSNSQKNATLIESLSGMEALKIAQAESEIQYKWEKAVGHIATWSIKTKLLSSSASTVSAYVQQMCNIALVCYGVFLISEGDLSMGGLIATVMLSGRCLAPMAQVAGLATRYNQAKSALDGLNDIMDMPVERPADRDYVNRPELAGSIEFDGVDFTYPGQEIQALRNINLHIKPGEKVAIIGRIGSGKTTIEKLILGLYEPNEGAIRVDGIDLRQINPSDLRSSIGCVSQDITLFYGSIKENITLGASFVDDAALLKAAEISGVTEFANKHPNGMDMIVGERGQNLSGGQRQSIALARALLMDPPILVLDEPSSSMDNTTELRVKEQLKKQCKDKTIVLVTHKASMLELVDRLILVDNGKIVADGPKDQVHAALKQGKLKIE, encoded by the coding sequence ATGAATTACAGTGCAGCTGCAGAAGATGCAAACGAAGAGTGGGGAATACCCAAGAGCGACCAACAGGAGTTTGATCCTTTACTGGAATGCCTCAGTATTCTCACCAAGCATTATGGAAAGCCCTTTTCTCACGACTCCCTCCGTGCCGGATTACCTCTGGAAAATGGCAAGCTGACCGCAGAACTGTTTTCCCGTGCAGCCCAAAGAGCGGGCCTTGCGTCGAAAACTCACAAAAGAGCATTGAAAGATATCTCTCCTCTGGTCACGCCTGCTGTTCTATTTCTGAAGGAGCGTAAAGCCTGCATTCTGATTGATATTGATCATGAAGAAGGTAATGCCCGAGTGATTATTCCTGAAGCCGGAGAAGGTGTCAGGAACATCAACCTCCCGGATCTCGAAGAGTACTACACCGGCTACACCATTTATGTTCGTGAAAAGCATCGATATGACAAGCGGACTCCCACCACGCTGAATATTCGCTCCCGACATTGGTTCTGGGGCACGATTCTTGGCTCCTGGAGAATTTATAGAGATGTCCTGCTGGCTTCCCTGCTGATCAATATTTTTGTGGTGGCCAGCCCGCTGTTTGTCATGAATGTTTACGACAGAGTGGTGCCTAACCAGGCTTTTGATACCCTCTGGGTGCTGGCTATAGGTGCCATTATTATCTTCAGCTTCGACTTCGTACTGAAAATGATTCGAAGTTATTTTATTGATCTTGCCGGCAAAAAATCGGACATATTGCTCTCATCCCGGGTTATGGAACGGGTCCTGGGATTAAGCATGTCGGCCAAACCGGTTTCGGTCGGCTCCTTTGCCAAGAGCCTTCAGGAATTTGAGAGCATCCGGGAATTTATCACCTCATCAACGGTGATTGCCCTGGTGGACCTCCCTTTCACCCTGATCATATTGATGGTGATTTTAATTCTGGGTGGACCACTGGCTTACATTCCCCTGCTTTGTATGGCCCTGATTGCCGTTTACAGTTTTGCTATTCAAGGGCCTCTCAAGCGTTCCGTTGAGAAAACCCTGCGCTCCAACTCACAGAAGAACGCCACCTTGATTGAAAGCCTTTCAGGCATGGAAGCCCTGAAAATTGCCCAGGCAGAGAGCGAGATTCAGTACAAGTGGGAAAAAGCAGTCGGCCACATAGCCACCTGGAGTATCAAAACCAAGTTATTGAGCTCTTCCGCATCCACTGTCAGCGCTTATGTTCAACAGATGTGTAACATTGCGCTGGTGTGCTACGGTGTTTTCCTGATTTCTGAGGGTGACCTCAGTATGGGTGGCCTGATTGCAACCGTTATGTTGTCAGGCCGATGCCTGGCTCCCATGGCTCAGGTAGCCGGCCTTGCCACTCGCTACAACCAGGCTAAATCAGCTCTGGATGGGCTTAACGATATCATGGATATGCCGGTAGAACGTCCGGCAGACCGTGACTATGTTAATCGTCCTGAGCTGGCCGGAAGTATTGAATTTGATGGTGTTGATTTCACATACCCGGGTCAGGAGATCCAGGCCCTCAGAAACATCAATCTGCACATCAAACCCGGTGAAAAAGTAGCCATTATCGGTCGCATCGGTTCAGGAAAAACCACGATAGAGAAGCTGATTCTTGGCCTTTATGAGCCCAATGAAGGTGCCATCCGGGTCGATGGTATTGACCTGAGACAGATCAACCCTTCAGACCTTCGAAGCAGCATTGGTTGTGTCTCTCAGGACATCACCCTGTTCTATGGCAGTATCAAGGAAAACATCACCCTCGGTGCCAGCTTTGTTGACGACGCTGCTCTGCTGAAAGCGGCTGAAATATCCGGTGTTACCGAATTCGCCAACAAGCATCCAAACGGCATGGATATGATCGTAGGCGAAAGGGGACAAAACCTCTCAGGTGGACAGCGACAAAGTATCGCCTTAGCCAGAGCTCTGTTGATGGACCCGCCCATTCTGGTTCTTGATGAACCTTCCAGCTCCATGGATAACACCACCGAATTGCGAGTCAAAGAACAACTGAAAAAGCAATGCAAGGATAAAACCATTGTTCTGGTCACTCATAAGGCTTCCATGCTGGAGCTGGTTGATCGCCTGATCCTGGTGGATAACGGAAAGATTGTTGCGGACGGACCCAAGGATCAGGTTCACGCAGCCCTTAAGCAGGGCAAACTCAAAATCGAGTAA
- the phoU gene encoding phosphate signaling complex protein PhoU: MDTKSELLSHHISQQFNHELEELRNNLLSMGGQVEKQVSDAINALINADSEGAVVVCEKDRDINFMELAIDEECSRILARRQPAASDLRLVISCSKAATDLERIGDEAAKIARFAISLSEQGEAPKGYIETRHIGNHVRQMVQDALNAFARFDADLALAVAKEDKTVDREYKSATRELVTYMMEDPRSITRVLNIMWVLRSLERIGDHARNLAEYVIYLVKGTDVRHIGIKRIQEEVFDKN, translated from the coding sequence ATGGATACCAAAAGCGAACTTCTTAGCCATCATATTTCACAGCAATTCAATCATGAACTGGAGGAGCTGCGAAATAATCTCCTGTCTATGGGTGGGCAGGTTGAAAAGCAGGTATCCGATGCCATCAATGCCCTTATCAATGCTGACAGCGAAGGAGCTGTGGTGGTCTGCGAGAAGGACAGAGACATTAACTTTATGGAACTGGCCATTGATGAAGAGTGTTCCCGCATTCTGGCCAGACGCCAGCCAGCGGCCAGTGACCTGCGTCTGGTGATTTCCTGCTCCAAGGCCGCGACCGATCTGGAGAGGATTGGTGACGAGGCGGCAAAAATTGCCCGTTTTGCCATCAGCCTCAGTGAACAGGGAGAAGCGCCCAAAGGTTATATCGAGACCCGCCACATTGGTAACCATGTACGACAGATGGTACAGGATGCACTGAATGCTTTTGCCCGTTTCGATGCCGATCTTGCTCTGGCGGTTGCCAAGGAAGATAAAACCGTCGACCGGGAATACAAAAGTGCCACACGGGAACTGGTCACCTACATGATGGAAGACCCAAGATCCATCACCCGGGTTCTGAATATTATGTGGGTTTTAAGATCACTGGAACGGATTGGCGATCATGCCCGCAACCTGGCGGAATACGTTATCTATCTGGTGAAAGGTACAGATGTACGACACATTGGTATTAAAAGAATTCAGGAAGAGGTGTTCGATAAGAATTGA
- the pstB gene encoding phosphate ABC transporter ATP-binding protein PstB → MLDEALDLNTPTRTDNQQSRVTPEETSSTPAFNLDSLGRNRRKLSLEQEEKCLDIRNLNLFYGEKQALHDISLTIPKRRVTAFIGPSGCGKSTLLRSMNRMNDLVEGCRVEGEIQLDNQNIYQKGVNVADLRRRVGMVFQKPNPFPKSIYENVAYGLRIQGINKKRVLDEVVEWALRSAALWDEVKDRLHESALGMSGGQQQRLVIARTIAVEPEVLLLDEPASALDPISTLKIEELINKLKSKFTIAIVTHNMQQAARVSDYTAFMYMGKLIEFDDTDTLFTNPQQKQTEDYITGRYG, encoded by the coding sequence ATGCTGGATGAGGCACTGGACTTGAATACACCCACCCGGACAGACAACCAACAGAGTAGAGTCACTCCCGAGGAGACCAGCTCAACACCGGCGTTTAATCTCGACAGCCTGGGACGCAACCGTCGCAAGCTCAGCCTGGAGCAGGAAGAAAAATGTCTGGATATCAGAAATTTGAACCTGTTTTATGGTGAGAAGCAGGCACTGCACGATATCTCTCTGACCATCCCGAAACGCAGGGTCACCGCGTTTATTGGTCCATCAGGCTGTGGTAAATCCACTCTGTTGCGCAGTATGAACAGAATGAATGATCTGGTGGAAGGCTGCCGCGTCGAAGGTGAAATCCAGCTGGATAACCAGAATATCTATCAGAAGGGCGTCAATGTCGCGGACCTCCGCCGTCGTGTTGGCATGGTATTCCAGAAGCCAAACCCCTTCCCGAAGAGTATTTATGAAAATGTCGCCTATGGTCTTCGCATTCAGGGTATCAACAAAAAGCGTGTTCTGGATGAAGTCGTAGAGTGGGCCCTGCGCAGTGCAGCACTTTGGGATGAAGTTAAGGATCGCCTCCATGAAAGCGCCCTGGGCATGTCCGGTGGTCAGCAACAGCGTCTGGTGATCGCCCGAACCATTGCTGTAGAGCCTGAGGTTCTGCTGCTGGATGAACCGGCTTCAGCCCTGGACCCTATTTCAACATTAAAAATTGAAGAGCTGATTAACAAGCTCAAGTCCAAATTCACCATTGCTATCGTTACCCATAATATGCAACAGGCTGCTCGCGTCTCTGATTACACAGCATTTATGTATATGGGTAAGCTCATCGAATTCGATGATACGGACACGCTGTTCACAAACCCACAACAGAAACAAACTGAAGACTATATAACCGGCCGCTACGGCTAA
- the pstA gene encoding phosphate ABC transporter permease PstA has protein sequence MSNKITKWYQTGSPWVWLNAGAVAISVILVVGLLGLIAIRGLGHFWPGQILVADYAPPGQEARLIAGEIADTETVSATRLEAAGLPVPEGMETLTRDLLKVGNRDVSGSDFAWVIDLWLENRRYPENIIALERREWGNFYGYLNNIKQDGKVVVEGEAAWPEFQKRLNRALSIYDEIYAIEKHEIGSVNAKLERLRLEQRALELNGTDTPQALADIEAQRKVLQAEYKVMEARLGDLYVAFNRDSLVATTIDGTEIEQSFGKIVRAYKPNAMTLTQKMFFYLDKVGEFITEDPREANTEGGVFPAIFGTVMMVILMSIIVTPFGVIAAVYLREYANQGWLTRTIRVAVNNLAGVPSIVYGVFGLGFFIYFAGSQIDQLFFQEALPAPTFGTPGLLWASITLALLTLPVVIVATEEGLSRIPSSVREGSLALGATKAETLWRVVLPMASPAMMTGLILAVARAAGEVAPLMLVGVVKLAPSLPLDTNYPFLHLDQKFMHLGFHIYDVGFQSPNVEAARPLVYATALLLVIVIAVLNLSAVAIRNHLREKYKSLEA, from the coding sequence ATGAGTAATAAAATAACCAAGTGGTACCAAACTGGCTCTCCCTGGGTTTGGCTCAATGCCGGAGCGGTCGCCATCAGTGTAATTCTTGTTGTCGGCCTTCTGGGCTTGATTGCAATCCGGGGGCTGGGTCACTTCTGGCCAGGACAAATTCTGGTGGCAGACTATGCCCCTCCCGGCCAGGAAGCCCGTTTAATCGCTGGAGAAATAGCAGACACTGAAACCGTTTCTGCAACCCGCCTTGAGGCTGCAGGCCTCCCGGTTCCCGAGGGAATGGAAACACTGACCCGTGACCTGCTTAAAGTGGGTAACAGGGATGTTTCAGGCTCAGACTTTGCCTGGGTCATTGATCTTTGGCTTGAGAATCGCCGTTACCCTGAAAATATCATTGCTCTGGAGCGCAGGGAGTGGGGTAACTTCTACGGTTATCTGAACAACATCAAACAGGATGGCAAAGTGGTTGTAGAGGGTGAAGCAGCCTGGCCAGAGTTCCAGAAAAGACTGAACAGAGCCCTGTCTATCTACGACGAAATCTACGCCATCGAAAAGCACGAAATAGGTTCAGTCAACGCCAAGCTGGAGCGCCTCCGTCTGGAACAGCGAGCCCTCGAACTTAATGGTACAGACACTCCTCAGGCCCTCGCCGATATCGAAGCACAACGCAAGGTATTACAGGCTGAATATAAGGTGATGGAAGCCAGACTGGGTGATCTTTATGTGGCTTTCAATCGTGATAGTCTGGTGGCTACAACTATTGATGGCACAGAGATTGAGCAATCTTTTGGCAAAATCGTCCGGGCCTATAAACCCAATGCCATGACCCTGACCCAGAAAATGTTTTTCTATCTCGATAAGGTCGGCGAATTTATCACTGAGGACCCCAGAGAGGCGAACACGGAAGGGGGAGTTTTCCCAGCTATTTTCGGTACGGTCATGATGGTGATTCTGATGTCGATCATCGTGACCCCTTTTGGTGTAATAGCGGCGGTCTACCTCCGTGAATACGCCAATCAGGGTTGGCTGACCCGAACTATTCGCGTGGCCGTGAACAACCTGGCGGGCGTTCCTTCCATTGTCTACGGTGTATTTGGTCTTGGTTTCTTCATCTATTTTGCCGGCAGCCAGATTGACCAGTTATTTTTCCAGGAAGCACTGCCAGCACCGACCTTTGGTACACCGGGGTTACTCTGGGCATCGATTACTCTGGCCTTATTAACATTGCCTGTTGTTATTGTTGCCACCGAGGAGGGGCTATCACGCATTCCAAGCTCTGTCCGTGAGGGCAGTCTGGCGCTGGGGGCGACCAAGGCAGAAACACTCTGGCGTGTCGTTCTGCCCATGGCCAGCCCTGCCATGATGACAGGATTGATCCTGGCTGTTGCCCGTGCCGCTGGCGAAGTTGCACCTCTGATGCTGGTTGGCGTGGTGAAGCTGGCTCCCAGCTTGCCTCTGGATACTAATTATCCATTCCTGCATCTGGATCAGAAATTCATGCACCTGGGCTTCCATATCTACGATGTCGGCTTCCAGAGTCCTAACGTAGAAGCGGCCAGACCACTGGTTTACGCAACCGCTTTGCTGCTGGTTATTGTCATTGCGGTTCTTAACCTTTCAGCAGTAGCTATTCGCAACCATTTGCGTGAAAAATACAAGAGTCTGGAAGCGTGA
- a CDS encoding ABC transporter permease subunit: MYQPIIEDSPGVDYNTPAHKRHQSLRFLKDHLTRWGVAVGGLGVIAAILLIFIYLLYEVGPLFKSAEIEQSSTWTQTITGEQRPLYQSMEEQAELAFSITADGALTFASTRTGEQKYRYSLPLPAGTSVTTISNDPSDSNLLAAGLSNGQVIIFKHGYQITWPDDKRLITPRVTYPYGEEAINLVTGNEAVSHLSISDSEDQLLLTGYGDKRLHMTAFSKEENFLTEEVTLEEESVTLPEVDGPVHDVLIAPDQHWLFVQSGADGLTLIDISNINQSHIVSETDLTADSARVTTMTFLLGGASLLIGDDTGMVTQWFMVRDEQNQWHLQRIREFELAGEPIMQIVPEHRRKGFLAADDKGNVGIFYTTANRTLLTEKLTDGPVEQLVIAPRSNYMLVTGNGSTEFWRVENEHPEVSLSALWGKVWYEGYEKPEYIWQSSASNNDFEPKLSLTPLAFGTLKAAFYAMLLATPLAIAGAIYTAYFMAPAMRRKVKPVIELMEALPTVILGFLAGLWLAPLIENSLAGIFALLLIVPIGILLFAFAWDSMPGKIRHSIPDGWQAALLIPVVLISGAIAMNLNGSIEATFFNGDLRNWLTSELGIPYDQRNALVVGLAMGFAVIPTIFSIAEDAIFSVPKHLSYGSLALGATPWQTLIRVVLLTASPGIFSAVMIGMGRAVGETMIVLMATGNTPIMDANIFEGMRTLAANIAVEMPESEVGSSHYRILFLAALVLFLFTFVVNTAAEMVRHRLRKKYSSL; the protein is encoded by the coding sequence ATGTACCAACCAATAATAGAAGACAGCCCTGGTGTCGATTACAACACCCCGGCTCATAAACGTCATCAGTCACTTCGCTTTCTCAAAGATCACCTGACCCGGTGGGGTGTGGCCGTGGGTGGCCTTGGTGTTATTGCCGCCATTCTGCTGATCTTCATCTATCTTCTTTACGAAGTTGGACCTTTATTCAAAAGTGCAGAAATTGAACAAAGCAGTACCTGGACACAGACGATCACGGGGGAGCAGCGCCCTCTCTATCAGAGTATGGAAGAACAGGCTGAACTGGCTTTTTCCATCACGGCCGACGGCGCCCTGACTTTTGCATCCACCCGAACCGGAGAGCAGAAATATCGCTATTCCCTGCCCCTTCCTGCCGGGACCTCAGTTACCACAATTAGCAATGATCCATCTGATAGCAACCTGCTGGCTGCGGGTCTGAGCAATGGTCAGGTCATTATTTTCAAGCACGGCTATCAAATTACCTGGCCTGATGACAAAAGACTGATTACGCCCAGGGTCACCTACCCATACGGTGAGGAAGCGATTAATCTGGTAACAGGTAATGAGGCTGTTTCACACCTGAGTATCAGTGATAGTGAAGATCAGCTGTTGCTCACCGGTTATGGTGACAAGCGCCTGCATATGACCGCTTTTAGCAAGGAAGAAAACTTCCTGACGGAAGAGGTCACGCTGGAAGAAGAGAGTGTCACTCTGCCTGAAGTCGATGGGCCTGTTCACGATGTACTGATTGCTCCGGATCAACACTGGCTTTTTGTTCAATCCGGTGCTGACGGCCTGACACTGATCGATATCAGCAACATTAATCAGTCTCACATCGTGTCAGAGACTGACCTGACTGCCGACTCGGCCAGAGTAACGACCATGACATTCCTGCTGGGTGGGGCTTCTCTGCTGATAGGCGATGACACCGGCATGGTCACCCAGTGGTTCATGGTCAGAGATGAACAAAACCAGTGGCACCTGCAAAGAATTCGCGAGTTCGAGCTGGCCGGTGAACCTATTATGCAGATAGTGCCTGAGCATCGCCGCAAGGGCTTTCTGGCAGCTGATGACAAGGGTAATGTTGGCATCTTCTACACCACAGCCAACAGAACCTTGCTGACTGAGAAGCTGACCGACGGCCCTGTTGAGCAACTGGTTATTGCCCCCCGTAGCAACTATATGCTGGTGACTGGCAATGGCTCTACCGAATTCTGGCGTGTTGAAAATGAACATCCTGAGGTATCCTTGTCGGCTCTCTGGGGTAAAGTCTGGTATGAGGGCTACGAGAAGCCTGAATATATCTGGCAATCGTCTGCATCGAATAATGACTTTGAACCAAAGCTGAGCCTGACCCCTCTGGCCTTCGGCACTCTTAAGGCCGCCTTTTACGCCATGTTGCTGGCTACACCTCTGGCAATAGCCGGAGCCATCTATACGGCTTACTTCATGGCGCCAGCCATGCGTCGTAAAGTAAAGCCTGTCATTGAATTGATGGAAGCTCTGCCCACGGTCATTCTGGGTTTTCTGGCCGGTCTCTGGCTGGCACCCCTGATCGAAAACAGTCTGGCAGGAATATTTGCACTCTTGTTGATTGTTCCAATAGGCATATTGCTCTTTGCTTTTGCCTGGGACTCCATGCCCGGCAAAATCCGTCACTCCATCCCGGACGGCTGGCAAGCAGCTCTGCTGATTCCTGTGGTACTGATCAGTGGTGCCATTGCGATGAATCTGAACGGTAGCATTGAAGCGACCTTCTTTAATGGCGACCTGAGAAACTGGCTGACCTCTGAGCTGGGTATTCCTTACGATCAACGTAATGCGCTGGTAGTGGGACTGGCTATGGGCTTTGCAGTGATTCCCACCATTTTTTCTATCGCTGAGGATGCCATTTTCAGTGTTCCCAAACATCTGAGTTATGGCTCCCTGGCACTGGGTGCGACGCCCTGGCAGACATTGATTCGGGTGGTATTGCTGACCGCCAGCCCGGGCATATTTTCTGCCGTAATGATTGGTATGGGCCGTGCCGTGGGTGAAACGATGATTGTACTGATGGCTACCGGCAACACACCCATCATGGACGCCAATATTTTCGAAGGCATGAGAACCCTGGCTGCCAACATTGCTGTTGAAATGCCTGAATCCGAAGTCGGCAGCAGCCACTATCGAATTCTGTTCCTTGCTGCATTGGTGCTTTTCCTGTTCACCTTTGTCGTTAATACTGCTGCCGAGATGGTTCGTCATCGACTGCGCAAGAAGTACAGTTCGCTTTAA